The following nucleotide sequence is from Corylus avellana chromosome ca7, CavTom2PMs-1.0.
TTGGGAGAGCCATAAATAACATCCAACAACACATTCAAAGTACTATCAAAAGTTCAACCATAAATATTGTCATTCAAGTTCAACCATAAATATTGTCATTCAAGTTCAACCATAATATAACAATCAAGTTTTGCCAAAATAACCATCTGTTTCTACCATACATGTTACAATCTACATTCCACCAAAATACAACCATCCAAGTTCAACCATAAATATTACATTACAAGTTCAACCAAAATACTACCATAAATGAGAGCAATCTCCTTCCtgctttgttttctttgacTTCTTCTCACTACAGTTTGTTTCCAATTTTTGAGAATTCAAGTCAGCATCAGTCTTTCcaccaaaaaaattttccttccCCGTTTTTCTCGGTGAAGCCACTTCAGGTCCCTGTTAAGGAACATAAGCCCCATCAGTCAAACACACCAAAAACTAAAGTGTTGCTGCATTGTACTAAGAAAACACTATCAAACCTTGTTTGAAGCAACCgccttttttggtgtttcacCCATGATTTCAACAACCTCTTCTTGACACAAATTATCAGGACCTTTGACATTCAGCATTTCCAAAACAGATGAATACCCAGCATTCCTGGCTGTTTGCACTAGTTGACCAGTGGGTTTGTGACCTTTGTTCTTCctagaaaaaaaagatttatctTGCAGAAtcacaaaaatactaacaataacaaataaaataaaagatagctCACATCATTGAAC
It contains:
- the LOC132186239 gene encoding uncharacterized protein LOC132186239 isoform X8; this encodes MKNKGHKPTGQLVQTARNAGYSSVLEMLNVKGPDNLCQEEVVEIMGETPKKAVASNKGPEVASPRKTGKENFFGGKTDADLNSQKLETNCSEKKSKKTKQEGDCSHLWWPSQLTLYKLKCDKEPLNSRLGPPDFHPQTPNCHEETLTRDYVQSGYRETIKGIEGHQ
- the LOC132186239 gene encoding uncharacterized protein LOC132186239 isoform X7, with the translated sequence MKNKGHKPTGQLVQTARNAGYSSVLEMLNVKGPDNLCQEEVVEIMGETPKKAVASNKGPEVASPRKTGKENFFGGKTDADLNSQKLETNCSEKKSKKTKQEGDCSHLWWPSQLTLYKLKCDKEPLNSRLGPPDFHPQTPNCHEETLTRDYVQSGYRETIKGIEKTS
- the LOC132186239 gene encoding uncharacterized protein LOC132186239 isoform X4; the protein is MKNKGHKPTGQLVQTARNAGYSSVLEMLNVKGPDNLCQEEVVEIMGETPKKAVASNKGPEVASPRKTGKENFFGGKTDADLNSQKLETNCSEKKSKKTKQEGDCSHLWWPSQLTLYKLKCDKEPLNSRLGPPDFHPQTPNCHEETLTRDYVQSGYRETIKGIEETSEISLTQVQASTKPFIIKCKEGHQ
- the LOC132186239 gene encoding uncharacterized protein LOC132186239 isoform X3, which translates into the protein MKNKGHKPTGQLVQTARNAGYSSVLEMLNVKGPDNLCQEEVVEIMGETPKKAVASNKGPEVASPRKTGKENFFGGKTDADLNSQKLETNCSEKKSKKTKQEGDCSHLWWPSQLTLYKLKCDKEPLNSRLGPPDFHPQTPNCHEETLTRDYVQSGYRETIKGIEETSEISLTQVQASTKPFIIKCKEKTS
- the LOC132186239 gene encoding uncharacterized protein LOC132186239 isoform X1, which codes for MKNKGHKPTGQLVQTARNAGYSSVLEMLNVKGPDNLCQEEVVEIMGETPKKAVASNKGPEVASPRKTGKENFFGGKTDADLNSQKLETNCSEKKSKKTKQEGDCSHLWWPSQLTLYKLKCDKEPLNSRLGPPDFHPQTPNCHEETLTRDYVQSGYRETIKGIEETSEISLTQVQASTKPFIIKCKEVNHLGYYRSLFSLTEQQIIATILFHQNL
- the LOC132186239 gene encoding uncharacterized protein LOC132186239 isoform X2, coding for MKNKGHKPTGQLVQTARNAGYSSVLEMLNVKGPDNLCQEEVVEIMGETPKKAVASNKGPEVASPRKTGKENFFGGKTDADLNSQKLETNCSEKKSKKTKQEGDCSHLWWPSQLTLYKLKCDKEPLNSRLGPPDFHPQTPNCHEETLTRDYVQSGYRETIKGIEEGKWLVFQWMTNKVVGGLRILDFKGEYHKIQSHGIVVLAMHVCLLTYC
- the LOC132186239 gene encoding uncharacterized protein LOC132186239 isoform X6 — its product is MKNKGHKPTGQLVQTARNAGYSSVLEMLNVKGPDNLCQEEVVEIMGETPKKAVASNKGPEVASPRKTGKENFFGGKTDADLNSQKLETNCSEKKSKKTKQEGDCSHLWWPSQLTLYKLKCDKEPLNSRLGPPDFHPQTPNCHEETLTRDYVQSGYRETIKGIEVIQSYYYVLVCRKVNGLFSNG
- the LOC132186239 gene encoding uncharacterized protein LOC132186239 isoform X9 — translated: MKNKGHKPTGQLVQTARNAGYSSVLEMLNVKGPDNLCQEEVVEIMGETPKKAVASNKGPEVASPRKTGKENFFGGKTDADLNSQKLETNCSEKKSKKTKQEGDCSHLWWPSQLTLYKLKCDKEPLNSRLGPPDFHPQTPNCHEETLTRDYVQSGYRETIKGIE